AGTCGCGGATGGTGCACAGGTGGATGTTGGGCGTGTCATACCAGGCGTTGGGCAGGGTGCGGGAGACCGGCATGCGGCCCCTGAATGCCAGATGCAGCCGGTTCTTCCAGTGGCCCATGTTGGGGAAGGTGACGATGCCTTCGCGGCCGACGCGCAGCATCTCGTCGAGCAGGCGTTCGGGATGCGTCATCGCCTGCAGGGTCTGCGACATGATGACGTAGTCGAAGGAGTCCTCGTCGAAGAACACGGACAGCCCGTCGTCCAGGTCGGTCTGGATGACGTTCACCCCCTTGTCGATGCAGGCGACGATGTTGTCGTCGTCGATCTCCAGGCCGTAGCCGGTGACGTCGCGCTGCGTTTCCAGGTGGGCGAGCAGCGTGCCGTCGCCGCAGCCCAGGTCCAGCACCCGCGAGCCCGGCTCGATCCATTCGGCGATGATGGCCAGATCGGGACGCATCAGCCGATCTCCTCTTCGACGCGGCGCATGTAGCTGTACAGCACCTTCATGTACTGCGGGATCGGCAGCAGGAAGGCATCGTGGCCGTGGTGGGCCTCCACCTCGGCATAGCTCACCACCCGGTCGGCATCCAGCAGGGCACGGGTGATCTCGCGCGAACGCTGCGGCGCGAAGCGCCAGTCGCTGGTGAAGGACACCACCAGGAACTCCGCGCTGGCACGGCGGAAGGCCTCGGCCAGGTCGCCCTCGTAGTCGTGCGCCGGGTCGAAGTAGTCCAGCGCCTTGGTCATGAGCAGGTAGGTGTTGGCGTCGAAGCGCTCGACGAAGGACTCGCCCTGGTAGCGCAGGTAGCTCTCGATCTGGAACTCGACGTCGAAGCCGAAGTTGATCTTGCCCTCGCGCAGGTCGCGGCCGAACTTGGCGCGCATGGCCTCGTCCGAGAGGTAGGTGATGTGGCCGAGCATGCGCGCCAGGCGCAGGCCGCGACGCGGCACTGTGTCGTGGGCGTAGAAATGCCCCTCGTGGAATTCCGGGTCGGTGAGGATGGCCTGGCGGGCCACCTCGTTGAAGGCGATGTTCTGTGCCGAGAGCTTGGGCGCGGCGGCGATGACGATGGCGTGGCGCAGACGCTCGGGCAGATCGATGGCCCACTGCATCACCTGCATGCCACCGAGGCTGCCGCCGATCACGGCGGCCCACTGTGCGATGCCGAGCGTGTCGGCCAGGCGCGCCTGGCTCTTCACCCAGTCCTTGACCGTGACGATGGGGAAGTCGGCCCCCCATTCCCTGCCGGTCGCGGGGTTGACCTGGTTGGGGCCGCTCGAGCCCTTGCAGCCGCCCAGGTTGTTGAGCGAGACGATGAAGTACTTGCGGGTGTCGAACGGCTTGCCCGGGCCGATGCAGCTGTCCCACCAGCCGGGCTTGCGGTCTTCCATGCGGTGATAGCCGGCGGCATGGTGGTCGCCGGACAGGGCATGGCAGATCAGGATGGCGTTGGAGCGGTCGGCGTTGAGCTCGCCGTAGGTCTCGTAGACGAGATCGTATTCCACGAGCGCACGCCCGCATTCCAGCTCGAGCGGCTGGTCGAAATGCAGCGTCTGGGGGGATACCAGGCCGACGGAATCGGCGGGTATGGTCTCCGGCATCGTGGGAATCGTGTGTCTGGCTGGGAAAAAAGTCGTCTGAGTCTAATGATGGGGTCCGGCGGATGCAACCGGACTCCTGTCGGTGCCGGGGATGACCGGTGGCAGCCGCCGCGGTGCGCGGATGCGCAGGCGCTTGTCGCGGCCGGTCTCGCCGGCCAGCAGCTCGATGCTCCCCCGGGGCACCCCGAAGGCCCTGGCGAGGAAGGCCGTCAGTGCGGCATTCGCCTGGCCGTCCACCGGCGGCGCCGTGAGCCGGACCTTGAGCCGGTCGCCCAGCACCTCGGCGA
This region of Chromatiales bacterium genomic DNA includes:
- a CDS encoding YggU family protein, with the translated sequence MSEDAGAFFRWEDGDLILKLKVQPRASRDGFAEVLGDRLKVRLTAPPVDGQANAALTAFLARAFGVPRGSIELLAGETGRDKRLRIRAPRRLPPVIPGTDRSPVASAGPHH
- a CDS encoding homoserine O-acetyltransferase; translated protein: MPETIPADSVGLVSPQTLHFDQPLELECGRALVEYDLVYETYGELNADRSNAILICHALSGDHHAAGYHRMEDRKPGWWDSCIGPGKPFDTRKYFIVSLNNLGGCKGSSGPNQVNPATGREWGADFPIVTVKDWVKSQARLADTLGIAQWAAVIGGSLGGMQVMQWAIDLPERLRHAIVIAAAPKLSAQNIAFNEVARQAILTDPEFHEGHFYAHDTVPRRGLRLARMLGHITYLSDEAMRAKFGRDLREGKINFGFDVEFQIESYLRYQGESFVERFDANTYLLMTKALDYFDPAHDYEGDLAEAFRRASAEFLVVSFTSDWRFAPQRSREITRALLDADRVVSYAEVEAHHGHDAFLLPIPQYMKVLYSYMRRVEEEIG
- the metW gene encoding methionine biosynthesis protein MetW, with protein sequence MRPDLAIIAEWIEPGSRVLDLGCGDGTLLAHLETQRDVTGYGLEIDDDNIVACIDKGVNVIQTDLDDGLSVFFDEDSFDYVIMSQTLQAMTHPERLLDEMLRVGREGIVTFPNMGHWKNRLHLAFRGRMPVSRTLPNAWYDTPNIHLCTIRDFEALCRERGIHILQREVVDAAHRRHHGMHVMPNLLGEIALYRFCRG